A stretch of DNA from Nocardioides sp. Arc9.136:
GGCCTGGGCGGTGTCGCCGCCGGCCGGCGCCTCGGTCACGGCCGGGGCGTCGCCGCCGCGGTCGGAACGGGTGGGGCGGTCACCGCGCGAGCCACGGCTCGGGCGCTCGCCACCACGGGTCGGACGGCCACCGCGGCCGGGGACACCGGCGCGGGCAGCGGCCTGGGCCTGGCGCTCGGCACGGGTGCCGGCGACCTCGCCCTTGTAGATCCAGACCTTCACGCCGATGCGGCCGAAGGTCGTGCGGGCCTCGTAGAAGCCGTAGTCGATGTCCGCACGCAGGGTGTGCAGCGGGACGCGACCCTCGCGGTAGAACTCGGTGCGCGACATCTCGGCGCCGTTGAGGCGGCCGGAGCACTGGATCCGGATGCCCTTGGCACCCGAGCGCATCGTCGTCTGCATCGCCTTGCGCATGGCTCGGCGGAACTGCACACGACCCGAGAGCTGCTCGGCGACGCCCTGGGCGACCAGCTGCGCGTCGACCTCGGGGCTCTTGACCTCGAGGATGTTCAGCTGGACCTGCTTGCCGGTCAGCTTCTCGAGCTCGCCGCGGATGCGGTCGGCCTCGGCGCCACGGCGACCGATGACGATGCCCGGACGCGCGGTGTGGATGTCCACCCGGACGCGGTCACGCGTGCGCTCGATCTCGACCTTGGAGATGCCGGCCCGCTCCATGCCCTTGGAGAGCAGCTTGCGGATCGCGACGTCCTCGCCGACGTAGGACTTGTACAGCTTGTCGGCGTACCACCGGGACTTGTGGTCGGTGGAGATGCCGAGGCGGAAGCCGTTCGGGTTGATCTTCTGGCCCATCAGGCACTCTTTCCGTTCTTCCGGGCGGTCTTCTTCGCCGCGACCACGCCAGCCGGCTGGACGACGAGCGTGATGTGGCTCGTGCGCTTGTTGATGCGCGTCGCACGACCCTGGGCGCGGGGGCGCCACCGCTTCATCGTCGGACCCTCGTCGACCTGCGCGACCGAGACGACCAGGTCGGCACGGTCCAGGCCCTCGGTGGTCTCGGCGTTGGCGATCGCGCTCTCGAGGACCTTGTAGACGGTCTCGGAGGCGGCCTGCGGAGCGAACTGCAGCAGGGCCAGGGCCTCGTCGACACCCATGCCGCGGACCATGTCCACGACGCGGCGTGCCTTCATCGGCGTGATCCGCGTGAAGCGGGCGCTGGCGAAGGCGCCCGGCTGGTCGCCGAGGAGCGACTCGCGGCGCGCGCTCGTGCGCTGACGTTCGGTGACACTCATCGACGGCGTCCCTTCCGGTCTTCCTTGACGTGCCCGCGGTAGGTGCGGGTGGGGGCGAACTCGCCGAGCTTGTGGCCGACCATCGAGTCGGTCACGAAGACCGGCACGTGCTTGCGGCCGTCGTGGACGGCGATCGTGTGGCCGATCATCGCCGGGACGATCATCGAGCGGCGCGACCAGGTCTTGATGACGTTGTGGCTGCCCTTCTCGTTCTCGGCGTCCACCTTCTTCATCAGGTGGTCGTCGACGAAGGGGCCCTTCTTCAGGCTGCGAGGCATGTCAGTTACTTCCTACCCTTGCCGGACTTGCGGCGACGAATGATCTGGGAGTCGGAGGCCTTGCGCTTGCGCGTACGACCCTCCGGCTTGCCCCACGGGGACACCGGGTGACGACCACCCGAGGTCTTGCCCTCGCCACCACCGTGCGGGTGGTCGACCGGGTTCATGACGACACCGCGGACGGTCGGGCGCTTGCCCTTCCAGCGCATGCGGCCGGCCTTGCCCCAGTTGATGTTCGACTGCTCGGCGTTGCCGACCTCGCCGACCGTCGCGCGGCAGCGGACGTCGACGAAGCGCATCTCGCCCGAGGGCATGCGCAGCGTGGCGCGGCTGCCCTCACGGGCGACCAGCTGGGCGCTGTTGCCGGCGGAGCGGGCGATCTTCGCGCCGCCGCCCGGGCGGAGCTCGACGCAGTGGATCGTCGAGCCGACCGGGATGTTGCGCAGCGGCAGGTTGTTGCCGGGCTTGATGTCGGCGTTCGGGCCGGACTCGACCGCGGTGCCCTGCGTCAGGCCCTTGGGCGCCACGATGTAGCGCTTCTCGCCGTCGGCGTAGTGCAGCAGCGCGATGCGCGCCGTGCGGTTCGGGTCGTACTCGATGTGCGCGACCTTGGCGGGGACGCCGTCCTTGTCGTAGCGACGGAAGTCGATGATGCGGTACGCACGCTTGTGACCGCCGCCCTGGTGCCGGGTGGTGATCCGGCCCTGGTTGTTGCGGCCGCCCTTCTTGGGCAACGGACGCGTCAGCGACTTCTCCGGCGTCGTCCGGGTGATCTCGACGAAGTCGGCGACCGACGAGCCACGACGGCCCGGGGTGGTCGGCTTGTACTTGCGGATAGCCATTTAGCTCAGTCCTCTAGTCCTGGGTGCCCGGTCAGGAGACCGGACCTCCGAAGATGTCGATGCGGTGGCCCTCGGCGAGGCTGACGATCGCGCGCTTGGTGTCCTTGCGCTTGCCGATGCCCGTGCGGGTACGGCGCGTCTTGCCGGGGCGGTTGATCGTGTTCACGGAGGTGACCTTGACGCCGAAGACCTTCTCGACCGCGATCTTGATCTCGGTCTTGTTGGCGTCGGGGCGCACCAGGAACGTGTACTTGTTCGCGTCGAGGAGCCCGTAGCTCTTCTCCGAGACGACCGGGGCGAGCAGGATGTCGCGGTGGTCCTTGTGCAGGGTGCTCACTGGGAGGCCTCCTCGGTCTGCGCGTCGTCGGCCGGGGCCTCGACGATGGTGGCCTTGCGCTCGGAGGCGCGGGCGGCACCGGTGACGAACGCGTCGTACGCGCCCTGGGTGAAGACCACGTCGTCGGACGCCAGCACGTCGTAGGTGTTGAGCTGGTCGACGGCGACGATGTGCACCTCGGGGGCGTTGCGCAGCGACAGCCAGGTGACGGTGTCGGTGCGCTCGAGCACCACGAGGAAGCGGTTGCGGTCGGACAGACCGGCGAGCGCGGCGATGGCGGCCTTGGTCGAGGGCGCGGTGCCCTCGACGAGACCCTCGACCACGTGGATCCGGTCGTTGCGCGCCCGGTCGGAGAGGGCACCGCGCAGGGCAGCGGCCTTCATCTTCTTGGGGGTGCGCTGGTCGTAGCTGCGCGGCTGCGGGCCGTGGACGGTGCCACCGCCGGCGAACTGCGGCGCGCGGGTCGAGCCCTGACGGGCGCGGCCGGTGCCCTTCTGCTTGTAGGGCTTGCGTCCACCACCGCGGACCTCGCCGCGGGTCTTGGTGGAGTGGGTGCCCTGACGGGCAGCGGCCTGCTGGGCGACGACGACCTGGTGGATCAGCGGGACGTTGACGGCAACGTCGAAGATCTCGGCAGGAAGGTCGACCTTGACGGTCTTGGCGGCCATGCTCACGCCTCCTTGCCAGTAGAAACGGACTTGGCGGACGTGCGGAGGACCACGAGGCCGCCCTTGGGGCCGGGGACGGCGCCCTTGAGCAGGATCAGGCCCTTCTCCACGTCGACGGCGTGGACGGTCACGCCCTGGGTGGTGACGGTGTCGTTACCCATGCGGCCCGACATCCGGGTGCCCTTGAACACGTGGCCCGGGGTGGCGCAGGCGCCGATCGAGCCGGGCTTGCGGTGGTTGCGGTGCGCACCGTGCGAGGCGGAGACACCGGAGAAGCCGTGGCGCTTCATGGTTCCGGCGAAGCCCTTGCCCTTGCTGGTGCCCGTCACGTCGATCTCCTCGCCCGCGGCGAAGGTGTCGACGGAGAGCTCCTGGCCCACGGTGTACGCCGTGGCGTCGGCCGTGCGGATCTCCAGCAGGTGGCGGCGGGGGGTGGTGCCGGCCTTGGCGAAGTGCCCGGCCTGCGGCTTGGTGACCTTGCGGCCCTCGATCTCGCCGAACCCGACCTGGACGGCGTTGTAGCCGTCGGTCTCGGGCGTGCGGACCTGGGTGA
This window harbors:
- the rplW gene encoding 50S ribosomal protein L23, coding for MSTLHKDHRDILLAPVVSEKSYGLLDANKYTFLVRPDANKTEIKIAVEKVFGVKVTSVNTINRPGKTRRTRTGIGKRKDTKRAIVSLAEGHRIDIFGGPVS
- the rpsS gene encoding 30S ribosomal protein S19, translated to MPRSLKKGPFVDDHLMKKVDAENEKGSHNVIKTWSRRSMIVPAMIGHTIAVHDGRKHVPVFVTDSMVGHKLGEFAPTRTYRGHVKEDRKGRRR
- the rplV gene encoding 50S ribosomal protein L22, whose product is MSVTERQRTSARRESLLGDQPGAFASARFTRITPMKARRVVDMVRGMGVDEALALLQFAPQAASETVYKVLESAIANAETTEGLDRADLVVSVAQVDEGPTMKRWRPRAQGRATRINKRTSHITLVVQPAGVVAAKKTARKNGKSA
- the rplD gene encoding 50S ribosomal protein L4, whose protein sequence is MAAKTVKVDLPAEIFDVAVNVPLIHQVVVAQQAAARQGTHSTKTRGEVRGGGRKPYKQKGTGRARQGSTRAPQFAGGGTVHGPQPRSYDQRTPKKMKAAALRGALSDRARNDRIHVVEGLVEGTAPSTKAAIAALAGLSDRNRFLVVLERTDTVTWLSLRNAPEVHIVAVDQLNTYDVLASDDVVFTQGAYDAFVTGAARASERKATIVEAPADDAQTEEASQ
- the rpsC gene encoding 30S ribosomal protein S3, which encodes MGQKINPNGFRLGISTDHKSRWYADKLYKSYVGEDVAIRKLLSKGMERAGISKVEIERTRDRVRVDIHTARPGIVIGRRGAEADRIRGELEKLTGKQVQLNILEVKSPEVDAQLVAQGVAEQLSGRVQFRRAMRKAMQTTMRSGAKGIRIQCSGRLNGAEMSRTEFYREGRVPLHTLRADIDYGFYEARTTFGRIGVKVWIYKGEVAGTRAERQAQAAARAGVPGRGGRPTRGGERPSRGSRGDRPTRSDRGGDAPAVTEAPAGGDTAQATTPAETQEG
- the rplB gene encoding 50S ribosomal protein L2; the encoded protein is MAIRKYKPTTPGRRGSSVADFVEITRTTPEKSLTRPLPKKGGRNNQGRITTRHQGGGHKRAYRIIDFRRYDKDGVPAKVAHIEYDPNRTARIALLHYADGEKRYIVAPKGLTQGTAVESGPNADIKPGNNLPLRNIPVGSTIHCVELRPGGGAKIARSAGNSAQLVAREGSRATLRMPSGEMRFVDVRCRATVGEVGNAEQSNINWGKAGRMRWKGKRPTVRGVVMNPVDHPHGGGEGKTSGGRHPVSPWGKPEGRTRKRKASDSQIIRRRKSGKGRK
- the rplC gene encoding 50S ribosomal protein L3, with protein sequence MTIERNVKGLLGTKLGMTQLWDENNRVVPVTVVAAATNVVTQVRTPETDGYNAVQVGFGEIEGRKVTKPQAGHFAKAGTTPRRHLLEIRTADATAYTVGQELSVDTFAAGEEIDVTGTSKGKGFAGTMKRHGFSGVSASHGAHRNHRKPGSIGACATPGHVFKGTRMSGRMGNDTVTTQGVTVHAVDVEKGLILLKGAVPGPKGGLVVLRTSAKSVSTGKEA